Proteins from a genomic interval of Desulfovibrio desulfuricans:
- the fabF gene encoding beta-ketoacyl-ACP synthase II, protein MRKVVVTGFGVISSSGNDPETMWKNISSGKSGIRYMDDPAFDESPVRIAGKVDDFLAETYFCAKDAKKYDKYIQFAVAAALQAVEMSGLEGADWDPERAGVYVGSGIGGIETIMKNHEAFLAKGARRVSPFMIPMMIVNMASGVVAIRTGFKGANYAPVSACATANNAIGEAFLSIAHGQADVMLAGGSDAGIQPFLLAGFSSMKALSTRNDVPEQASRPFDSGRDGFVMAEGAAVLLLEEEEHARRREATILGEVVGYGATCDAGHITSPDFLGGARAMEIAIRQSGASVAEIGYINAHATGTKEGDRSEAAAIRSVFGDRLETVKVSATKSMTGHLFGAAGGIEAIITLEALRHGLLPPTINLDAPDAECDIPHICNRAEQTSTCYALSNSFGFGGHNASLVFRKYEE, encoded by the coding sequence ATGCGTAAAGTAGTTGTAACAGGCTTTGGGGTTATATCTTCTTCAGGAAACGACCCTGAAACCATGTGGAAGAACATCAGTTCCGGAAAATCCGGCATCAGGTATATGGACGATCCCGCGTTTGATGAATCCCCGGTGAGAATCGCCGGGAAGGTGGACGATTTTTTGGCTGAAACGTATTTTTGTGCAAAGGACGCAAAAAAATACGACAAATATATCCAGTTTGCCGTTGCTGCGGCCTTGCAGGCCGTTGAAATGTCCGGTCTGGAAGGTGCCGATTGGGATCCGGAACGCGCCGGGGTTTATGTGGGTTCTGGCATCGGCGGCATAGAAACGATCATGAAAAATCATGAAGCATTTCTGGCCAAAGGCGCACGGCGGGTTTCGCCTTTCATGATTCCCATGATGATCGTCAACATGGCTTCGGGCGTGGTTGCTATCAGGACGGGTTTTAAAGGGGCGAACTATGCGCCTGTGTCCGCTTGCGCCACTGCCAACAATGCCATCGGCGAGGCATTTTTGAGCATCGCCCACGGGCAGGCGGATGTCATGCTGGCAGGCGGAAGCGATGCTGGCATTCAGCCGTTTTTGCTGGCGGGTTTTTCCAGCATGAAGGCTCTTTCAACCCGCAATGATGTGCCGGAGCAGGCCAGCCGTCCCTTTGACAGCGGGCGTGACGGCTTTGTTATGGCTGAGGGCGCTGCTGTGTTGCTGCTGGAGGAAGAGGAACATGCCCGCCGCCGTGAGGCGACAATCCTTGGCGAGGTGGTTGGGTACGGTGCAACGTGCGATGCGGGGCATATCACATCGCCAGACTTTCTGGGCGGAGCGCGGGCCATGGAAATCGCCATCCGCCAGTCCGGCGCTTCCGTGGCAGAAATTGGCTACATCAATGCCCACGCCACAGGAACAAAAGAAGGCGACAGGTCTGAAGCCGCAGCAATCAGGAGCGTTTTTGGCGACAGACTTGAAACGGTAAAGGTCAGCGCCACAAAGTCCATGACAGGGCATCTGTTTGGGGCGGCTGGCGGCATAGAAGCCATCATTACTCTTGAGGCCTTGCGGCATGGCCTGTTGCCGCCGACAATAAATCTGGATGCACCCGATGCCGAGTGCGATATCCCGCATATCTGCAACCGGGCCGAACAAACATCTACCTGTTATGCGCTCTCCAATTCTTTTGGTTTTGGGGGGCATAACGCTTCGCTCGTCTTCAGGAAATATGAAGAATAG
- a CDS encoding MarR family winged helix-turn-helix transcriptional regulator, with the protein MQLPCLFLQIRKADRQLNQLYGKFLARKGMRITQYGLLRAIAGLEEPSITEIGRVLGIDQTTVTRNVEKLEKMGFVASAPAPADSRKKIMQLTALGADSLKEAHPHWEEAQQLMISELGDDDVQELLRLLLKVSRIAEKDSA; encoded by the coding sequence ATGCAACTGCCTTGTCTTTTTCTCCAAATCCGAAAGGCGGATCGGCAACTCAACCAGCTTTACGGCAAATTTCTGGCGCGCAAGGGAATGCGTATCACCCAGTATGGTTTGCTGCGGGCGATTGCTGGTCTGGAGGAGCCTTCGATAACGGAGATTGGCCGGGTTTTGGGCATTGACCAGACAACCGTGACCAGAAATGTGGAAAAGCTGGAAAAAATGGGGTTTGTTGCGAGTGCCCCGGCCCCGGCGGATTCACGCAAAAAGATCATGCAGTTGACGGCCCTTGGTGCAGACAGCCTCAAAGAAGCCCACCCCCATTGGGAAGAGGCGCAGCAGCTTATGATTTCAGAATTGGGGGACGATGATGTTCAGGAATTGCTGCGACTTTTGCTCAAGGTTTCCCGTATTGCAGAAAAGGACAGCGCCTAG
- a CDS encoding ATP-binding protein yields MKCKICKAEAVVALRSHNAAFCPDCYKDFFARQVERGIEGQKLFTRDERVLVALSGGKDSLALMLELSRQGYNVTGLHIDLDIPVSSAAARGVVERFCAKHGLKLMVKEMAAEGLSIPLVKERLHRPICSACGKIKRHFFNKVALDEGFDALATGHNLDDEVARLFSNTLRWDTSYLSDQGPRLESEHGFSRKVKPLWRLSEFETANYAFLMGIENHYAPCPYSPGASFTTLKGLMQNLEAAMPGRKLDFYQGFLSRGRPVFARREAEEGLELAPCTECGYPTSSGDRCGVCRIRAALLDEG; encoded by the coding sequence ATGAAATGTAAAATCTGCAAAGCCGAGGCCGTGGTGGCCCTGCGCAGCCACAACGCCGCCTTTTGCCCTGACTGTTACAAGGATTTTTTTGCCCGCCAGGTAGAACGCGGCATTGAAGGCCAAAAGCTGTTTACCCGCGATGAACGGGTGCTGGTGGCCCTTTCTGGCGGCAAGGATTCCCTGGCGCTCATGCTCGAACTCTCCCGCCAGGGCTACAACGTCACCGGCCTGCACATTGATCTGGACATTCCGGTTTCTTCCGCCGCGGCGCGCGGCGTGGTTGAACGCTTCTGCGCCAAGCACGGCCTCAAGCTCATGGTCAAGGAAATGGCCGCAGAAGGCCTCTCCATTCCGCTGGTCAAGGAAAGGCTGCACCGCCCCATCTGCTCGGCCTGCGGCAAGATCAAACGCCATTTCTTCAACAAGGTCGCCCTGGACGAAGGCTTTGACGCCCTTGCCACGGGGCATAACCTGGACGATGAAGTGGCCCGCCTTTTCAGCAACACCCTGCGCTGGGATACCTCCTATCTTTCAGATCAGGGGCCGCGGCTGGAAAGCGAACACGGCTTTTCGCGCAAGGTTAAGCCCTTGTGGCGGCTCTCGGAATTTGAAACGGCCAACTACGCCTTTCTTATGGGCATAGAAAACCACTACGCCCCCTGCCCGTACAGCCCCGGCGCGAGCTTCACCACGCTCAAGGGTCTGATGCAGAATCTCGAGGCCGCCATGCCCGGCCGCAAGCTGGATTTCTATCAGGGTTTTCTCTCGCGCGGGCGGCCCGTTTTTGCCCGCCGTGAGGCGGAGGAAGGCCTGGAACTGGCCCCGTGCACGGAATGCGGCTACCCCACATCTTCCGGCGACCGTTGCGGCGTGTGCCGCATACGCGCCGCCCTGCTTGACGAGGGCTAG